A section of the Falco peregrinus isolate bFalPer1 chromosome 3, bFalPer1.pri, whole genome shotgun sequence genome encodes:
- the LOC129784046 gene encoding LOW QUALITY PROTEIN: mannan-binding lectin serine protease 2-like (The sequence of the model RefSeq protein was modified relative to this genomic sequence to represent the inferred CDS: inserted 1 base in 1 codon; deleted 2 bases in 2 codons), translating to MAKCINKNAGKYICSGGYDGYWKSSKGETTLPVCEPVCGRQRSGTVEHIYGGRQARPGEFXWQVTLITELVGGGSLSCETRVLTAAHGVVDQRNPSASRIKLEILNKCSFSYEAAQAEKNFIHEGYKNGLVNLDNDTALVRLSTNITAICLAGKEERFPVKASEGVVVLGWEELSQQLLKDL from the exons ATGGCAAAGTGCATCAATAAAA ATGCAGGTAAATATATATGCAGTGGA GGATATGACGGGTACTGGAAAAGCTCCAAAGGAGAAACGACCCTT CCCGTCTGTGAACCAG TTTGTGGAAGGCAGCGAAGCGGAACTGTGGAGCACATATATGGAGGAAGGCAAGCCAGGCCTGGAGAAT CCTGGCAAGTAACGTTAATTACAGAGCTCGTAGGAGGTGGTTCACTTTCATGTGAAACCCGGGTTCTAACAGCTGCTCATGGTGTAGTTGATCAAAGAAACCCCTCAGCTTCGAGGATTAAATTAGAGATTTTGAATAAATGCTCATTTAGCTATGaagcagcccaggcagaaaaaaattttattcATGAAGGTTACAAAAATGGTCTTGTCAACTTAGACAATGATACTGCGTTGGTAAGACTTAGTACCAACATCACAGCTATTTGTttagcaggaaaagaagagagattTCCAGTGAAAGCAAGTGAGGGGGTAGTTGTGTTGGGGTGGGAAGAACTGTCCCAGCAGCTGTTAAAAGACCTTTAG
- the TARDBP gene encoding TAR DNA-binding protein 43 — translation MSEYIRVTEDENDEPIEIPSEDDGTVLLSTVTAQFPGACGLRYRNPVSQCMRGVRLVEGILHAPEAGWGNLVYVVNYPKDNKRKMDETDASSAVKVKRAVQKTSDLIVLGLPWKTTEQDLKEYFSTFGEVLMVQVKKDIKTGHSKGFGFVRFTDYETQVKVMSQRHMIDGRWCDCKLPNSKQSPDEPLRSRKVFVGRCTEDMTAEELQQFFAQYGEVLDVFIPKPFRAFAFVTFADDQVAQSLCGEDLIIKGISVHISNAEPKHNSNRQLERGGRFGGNPGGFGNQGGFGNSRGGGGGLGNNQGSNMGGGMNFGAFSINPAMMAAAQAALQSSWGMMGMLASQQNQSGPSGNNQPQGNMQREQNQGFSSGNNSYGGSNSGAAIGWGSASNTGSSSGFNGGFGSSMDSKSSGWGM, via the exons ATGTCGGAGTATATCCGGGTGACGGAGGACGAGAACGATGAGCCCATCGAGATCCCCTCGGAGGACGACGGCACCGTGCTGCTGTCCACAGTGACCGCCCAGTTCCCCGGGGCGTGTGGGCTGCGCTACAGGAACCCGGTGTCGCAGTGCATGCGGGGGGTCCGGCTGGTGGAGGGCATTCTGCACGCGCCAGAAGCCGGATGGGGCAACCTGGTCTATGTTGTTAATTATCCCAAAG ATAATAAGAGAAAAATGGATGAAACAGATGCATCATCAGCTGTGAAAGTGAAACGAGCAGTACAGAAGACTTCGGATTTAATAGTCTTGGGTCTTCCCTGGAAAACCACTGAACAAGACTTAAAGGAATATTTCAGTACGTTTGGAGAAGTTCTGATGGTGCAG GTTAAGAAGGATATTAAAACTGGCCACTcaaaaggttttggttttgttcgGTTTACGGATTATGAAACCCAGGTGAAAGTAATGTCTCAGCGGCACATGATAGATGGAAGATGGTGTGACTGTAAACTTCCCAATTCTAAG CAAAGTCCTGACGAACCTTTGCGCAGCAGAAAAGTGTTTGTTGGGCGCTGCACTGAGGACATGACGGCAGAGGAACTCCAACAGTTCTTTGCCCAGTACGGAGAAGTGTTAGATGTCTTCATTCCTAAACCCTTCcgagcttttgcttttgttacatTTGCAGATGATCAG GTTGCCCAGTCTCTTTGTGGAGAGGACTTGATCATTAAAGGAATCAGCGTACATATATCCAATGCTGAACCTAAGCATAATAGCAATAGACAGTTAGAGAGAGGTGGAAGATTTGGTGGTAATCCGGGAGGCTTTGGGAATCAGGGGGGGTTTGGCAACAGCagaggaggtgggggaggaCTGGGTAACAACCAGGGCAGTAACATGGGCGGAGGGATGAACTTCGGAGCCTTCAGCATCAACCCTGCCATGATGGcggcagcacaggcagcgctgcagagcagctggggaatGATGGGCATGTTGGCTAGTCAGCAGAACCAGTCTGGGCCGTCGGGAAACAACCAGCCCCAAGGCAACATGCAGCGGGAGCAGAACCAGGGCTTTAGTTCAGGAAATAACTCGTACGGTGGCTCCAACTCGGGGGCAGCGATAGGCTGGGGTTCGGCCTCGAACACGGGCTCCAGCAGTGGGTTTAATGGAGGCTTTGGTTCAAGCATGGATTCCAAGTCGTCAGGCTGGGGAATGTAG